From a single Nocardioides panacis genomic region:
- a CDS encoding MBL fold metallo-hydrolase, with protein sequence MRITKFGHACVRIEHDGQVVVIDPGAFTEREAVDGATAVLVTHEHADHLHVDHLRATDAPVFTIEAVRAQIAEADRGVAERVTVVSPGEQLDVGLPVTAVGELHAVIHEDLPRVHNSGYVVDVGSLRVYHPGDSLTPPGGPVDVLLLPVHAPWSKISEVIDFGRSVGAPRAVAVHDGLLNDTGLGVVGRNLELLLGETAYERLQPGTDLSL encoded by the coding sequence ATGAGGATCACCAAGTTCGGCCACGCCTGCGTCCGCATCGAGCACGACGGCCAGGTGGTCGTCATCGACCCCGGTGCCTTCACCGAGCGCGAGGCGGTCGACGGCGCGACCGCCGTGCTGGTCACCCACGAGCACGCGGACCACCTGCACGTCGACCACTTGCGGGCCACCGACGCCCCGGTGTTCACCATCGAGGCGGTCCGCGCGCAGATCGCCGAGGCGGACCGGGGCGTCGCCGAGCGGGTCACGGTCGTCTCCCCGGGCGAGCAGCTCGACGTCGGTCTGCCGGTCACCGCCGTCGGCGAGCTGCACGCGGTGATCCACGAGGACCTGCCGCGGGTCCACAACTCCGGGTACGTCGTCGACGTCGGCAGCCTGCGCGTCTACCACCCGGGCGACTCGCTCACGCCTCCCGGCGGCCCGGTCGACGTGCTCCTGCTGCCGGTGCACGCGCCGTGGAGCAAGATCTCCGAGGTCATCGACTTCGGCCGGTCGGTCGGGGCCCCGCGCGCGGTGGCCGTGCACGACGGGCTGCTCAACGACACCGGGCTCGGGGTCGTGGGCCGCAACCTCGAGCTGCTGCTGGGCGAGACCGCCTACGAGCGGCTGCAGCCCGGCACCGACCTCTCGCTCTGA
- a CDS encoding NADH-quinone oxidoreductase subunit D, with product MVSTSSTTEQGQDPYAPGADTSAGRVFTVTGQDWDTIAEGLAEEGEDHVVVNMGPQHPSTHGVLRLILELEGETVTEARCGIGYLHTGIEKNMEFRSWVQGVTFCTRMDYLSPFYNEATYSLGVERLLDIEADIPEKAQVMRVLLMELNRISSHLVAIATGGMEIGALTVMTIGFRERELVLDLFELITGLRMNHAFIRPGGVAQDMPPGALDQIRDFVALMKKRLPEYAALCNANPIFKGRLVGIGHLDLAGCLALGLTGPVLRSTGLPWDLRKSQPYSGYEDYDFEVPTRDTCDAYGRFRIRLDEMWESLKIVEQAAERLAGLEGAPVMVADKKIAWPSQLAVGTDGMGNSLDHIRHIMGESMEALIHHFKLVTEGFRVPAGQAYVPVESPRGELGAHVVSDGGTRPYRAHFRDPSFTNLQATSVMSEGGMVADVIVAIASIDPVMGGVDR from the coding sequence ATGGTTTCGACAAGCTCAACCACCGAGCAGGGGCAGGACCCCTACGCACCCGGCGCGGACACGTCCGCGGGACGGGTCTTCACCGTCACCGGCCAGGACTGGGACACCATCGCCGAGGGCCTCGCCGAGGAGGGCGAGGACCACGTCGTCGTGAACATGGGGCCCCAGCACCCCTCCACGCACGGCGTGCTCCGGCTGATCCTCGAGCTCGAGGGCGAGACGGTCACCGAGGCCCGCTGCGGCATCGGCTACCTGCACACCGGCATCGAGAAGAACATGGAGTTCCGCTCCTGGGTGCAGGGCGTCACGTTCTGCACGCGGATGGACTACCTCTCCCCGTTCTACAACGAGGCCACCTACTCCCTGGGCGTGGAGCGGCTCCTCGACATCGAGGCCGACATCCCGGAGAAGGCGCAGGTCATGCGCGTCCTCCTCATGGAGCTGAACCGGATCTCCAGCCACCTGGTCGCGATCGCGACCGGCGGCATGGAGATCGGCGCGCTGACGGTGATGACGATCGGCTTCCGCGAGCGCGAGCTGGTGCTCGACCTGTTCGAGCTGATCACCGGCCTGCGGATGAACCACGCGTTCATCCGGCCCGGCGGGGTCGCCCAGGACATGCCGCCCGGCGCGCTCGACCAGATCCGGGACTTCGTCGCGCTGATGAAGAAGCGGCTCCCGGAGTACGCCGCGCTGTGCAACGCGAACCCGATCTTCAAGGGCCGGCTGGTCGGCATCGGCCACCTCGACCTCGCCGGCTGCCTGGCGCTCGGCCTCACCGGCCCGGTGCTGCGCTCGACGGGCCTGCCGTGGGACCTGCGCAAGTCGCAGCCCTACTCGGGCTACGAGGACTACGACTTCGAGGTGCCCACCCGCGACACCTGCGACGCCTACGGCCGCTTCCGGATCCGTCTGGACGAGATGTGGGAGTCGCTGAAGATCGTCGAGCAGGCGGCCGAGCGGCTCGCCGGGCTCGAGGGCGCACCGGTGATGGTCGCCGACAAGAAGATCGCCTGGCCCAGCCAGCTCGCGGTCGGCACCGACGGGATGGGCAACAGCCTCGACCACATCCGGCACATCATGGGTGAGTCGATGGAGGCCCTGATCCACCACTTCAAGCTGGTCACCGAGGGCTTCCGGGTCCCGGCCGGCCAGGCCTACGTCCCCGTCGAGTCGCCCCGCGGCGAGCTCGGCGCCCACGTGGTGTCCGACGGCGGCACGCGTCCCTACCGGGCGCACTTCCGCGACCCGTCGTTCACGAACCTGCAGGCGACCTCGGTGATGAGCGAGGGCGGCATGGTCGCCGACGTCATCGTCGCCATCGCCTCGATCGACCCCGTGATGGGTGGAGTAGACCGTTGA
- a CDS encoding NADH-quinone oxidoreductase subunit A, translated as MELYTPVLALGVIAAGFAIFSVLVSSLTGPKRYNRAKLDSYECGIEPTPQALGGGKFPVKYYITAMMFIVFDIEIVFLYPWAVYFDSMKMFGLIEMVLFIVTVFVAYAYVWRRGGLDWD; from the coding sequence GTGGAGCTCTACACACCTGTTCTCGCGCTCGGAGTCATCGCGGCGGGCTTCGCGATCTTCTCGGTGCTGGTCAGCTCGCTGACCGGTCCCAAGCGCTACAACCGCGCGAAGCTCGACTCCTACGAGTGCGGCATCGAGCCGACCCCGCAGGCGCTGGGCGGTGGCAAGTTCCCGGTGAAGTACTACATCACCGCGATGATGTTCATCGTCTTCGACATCGAGATCGTGTTCCTGTACCCGTGGGCCGTCTACTTCGACTCCATGAAGATGTTCGGCCTCATCGAGATGGTGCTGTTCATCGTGACCGTCTTCGTCGCGTACGCCTATGTCTGGCGGCGCGGCGGCCTGGACTGGGACTGA
- the nuoF gene encoding NADH-quinone oxidoreductase subunit NuoF, whose protein sequence is MVDVLTPVLSNAWDTDRPWTLESYESTGGYGALRTALGMTQDDVIGLVKDSGLRGRGGAGFPTGMKWSFIPQGDGKPHYLVVNADESEPGTCKDIPLMMATPHTLVEGVAITSYAIRANHAFIYVRGEVLHVVRRLQRAVQEAYLAGHLGKDIHGSGYDLDVTVHAGAGAYICGEETALLDSLEGRRGQPRLRPPFPAIAGLYAAPTVINNVESIASVPCIVANGASWFGSMGTEKSKGMTLYSLSGHVARPGQFEAPLGITLRQLLDLSGGVREGHELKFWTPGGSSTPILTAEHLDVPLDYEGVGKAGSMLGTKALQIFDETTCVVRAVLRWTEFYKHESCGKCTPCREGTWWLVQTLARLEAGQGSEADLETLLDQCDNILGRSFCALGDGATSPITSSIQHFRSEYIAHFEQGGCPFDPAASTLFAPAGANA, encoded by the coding sequence ATGGTTGACGTGCTGACCCCGGTCCTGTCGAACGCCTGGGACACCGACCGCCCGTGGACGCTGGAGTCCTACGAGAGCACCGGCGGGTACGGCGCCCTGAGGACCGCCCTGGGCATGACCCAGGACGACGTCATCGGGCTGGTCAAGGACTCCGGCCTGCGCGGCCGCGGCGGTGCGGGCTTCCCCACCGGCATGAAGTGGAGCTTCATCCCGCAGGGTGACGGCAAGCCGCACTACCTCGTGGTCAACGCGGACGAGTCCGAGCCGGGCACCTGCAAGGACATCCCGCTGATGATGGCGACGCCGCACACCCTCGTCGAGGGCGTGGCGATCACCTCCTACGCGATCCGTGCCAACCACGCCTTCATCTACGTCCGGGGCGAGGTGCTGCACGTCGTACGCCGGCTGCAGCGCGCCGTCCAGGAGGCCTACCTCGCCGGCCATCTCGGCAAGGACATCCACGGCTCCGGCTACGACCTCGACGTCACGGTGCACGCCGGCGCCGGCGCCTACATCTGTGGCGAGGAGACCGCGCTGCTGGACTCCCTGGAGGGCCGCCGCGGCCAACCCCGGCTGCGCCCGCCGTTCCCCGCGATCGCCGGCCTGTACGCCGCCCCGACCGTGATCAACAACGTGGAGTCGATCGCGTCGGTGCCCTGCATCGTCGCCAACGGCGCCTCGTGGTTCGGCTCGATGGGCACCGAGAAGAGCAAGGGCATGACGCTCTACTCGCTGTCCGGGCACGTCGCGCGGCCCGGCCAGTTCGAGGCCCCGCTCGGCATCACCCTGCGCCAGCTGCTCGACCTCTCCGGAGGCGTCCGCGAGGGCCACGAGCTGAAGTTCTGGACCCCGGGCGGCTCGTCGACCCCGATCCTGACCGCCGAGCACCTCGACGTGCCGCTGGACTACGAGGGCGTCGGCAAGGCCGGCTCGATGCTCGGCACCAAGGCGCTGCAGATCTTCGACGAGACCACCTGCGTCGTGCGGGCGGTGCTGCGCTGGACCGAGTTCTACAAGCACGAGTCCTGCGGCAAGTGCACCCCGTGCCGCGAGGGCACCTGGTGGCTCGTCCAGACGCTGGCCCGGCTCGAGGCCGGTCAGGGGTCCGAGGCGGACCTCGAGACGCTCCTCGACCAGTGCGACAACATCCTCGGCCGGTCGTTCTGCGCGCTCGGCGACGGGGCGACCAGCCCGATCACGTCGTCGATCCAGCACTTCCGCAGCGAGTACATCGCCCACTTCGAGCAGGGCGGCTGCCCGTTCGACCCGGCCGCCTCCACCCTCTTCGCACCGGCAGGAGCGAACGCATGA
- a CDS encoding NuoB/complex I 20 kDa subunit family protein codes for MGIEEKLPSGVLLTTVEGVAGYMRKASFWPATFGLACCAIEMMTSGGPRYDLARFGMEVFRASPRQADLMIVAGRVSQKMAPVLRQIYDQMAEPKYVLAMGVCASSGGMFNNYAIVQGVDHVVPVDMYLPGCPPRPEMLIDAILKLHKQVQATKLGVNRLAEIEENETVGLNALSTSDMVGKLR; via the coding sequence ATGGGCATCGAAGAGAAGCTGCCGAGCGGCGTACTCCTGACCACGGTCGAGGGGGTCGCCGGCTACATGCGCAAGGCGTCGTTCTGGCCGGCCACGTTCGGCCTGGCCTGCTGCGCCATCGAGATGATGACGTCCGGCGGACCGCGCTACGACCTGGCCCGCTTCGGCATGGAGGTGTTCCGCGCCTCCCCGCGCCAGGCCGACCTGATGATCGTCGCCGGGCGGGTGAGCCAGAAGATGGCTCCCGTGCTGCGCCAGATCTACGACCAGATGGCCGAGCCGAAGTACGTCCTCGCGATGGGCGTGTGCGCCAGCTCGGGCGGGATGTTCAACAACTACGCGATCGTCCAGGGCGTCGACCACGTCGTCCCCGTCGACATGTACCTCCCCGGCTGCCCCCCGCGGCCGGAGATGCTCATCGACGCGATCCTCAAGCTGCACAAGCAGGTCCAGGCCACGAAGCTCGGCGTGAACCGGCTGGCCGAGATCGAGGAGAACGAGACCGTGGGCCTGAACGCCCTGTCCACCTCCGACATGGTGGGGAAGCTGCGATGA
- a CDS encoding demethylmenaquinone methyltransferase, whose amino-acid sequence MTRAQLDKRPADVAAMFDDVARRYDLTNDILSLGQDRRWRRVVVDAVDPRPGERVLDLAAGTGTSSQPFADRGATVVPCDFSIGMLRVGKRARPHLGFTAGDGTRLPFADDTFDAVTISFGLRNIVDPDAGLREMLRVTRPGGRLVVCEFSHPTWAPFRTVYVEYLMKALPTVARAVSSSPDAYVYLAESIRAWPDQERLADRIGQAGWQRPEWLNLSGGIVTLHRATA is encoded by the coding sequence GTGACCCGAGCCCAGCTGGACAAGCGCCCCGCGGACGTCGCCGCGATGTTCGACGACGTGGCGCGTCGCTACGACCTCACCAACGACATCCTCTCGCTGGGCCAGGACCGCCGCTGGCGCAGGGTCGTCGTGGACGCCGTGGACCCCCGTCCGGGCGAGCGGGTCCTCGACCTGGCGGCCGGCACCGGCACCTCGAGCCAGCCGTTCGCGGACCGCGGCGCCACCGTCGTGCCCTGCGACTTCTCGATCGGGATGCTGCGGGTGGGCAAGCGGGCCAGGCCGCACCTCGGCTTCACCGCCGGCGACGGCACCCGGCTGCCGTTCGCGGACGACACGTTCGACGCGGTGACGATCTCCTTCGGGCTGCGCAACATCGTCGACCCGGACGCCGGCCTGCGCGAGATGCTGCGGGTGACCAGGCCGGGCGGCCGGCTGGTCGTCTGCGAGTTCAGCCACCCGACCTGGGCGCCGTTCCGGACGGTCTACGTGGAGTACCTCATGAAGGCGCTGCCGACGGTCGCCCGCGCGGTCTCCTCCAGCCCGGACGCCTACGTCTACCTCGCCGAGTCGATCCGCGCGTGGCCCGACCAGGAGCGGCTCGCGGACCGGATCGGGCAGGCCGGCTGGCAGCGCCCGGAGTGGCTGAACCTCAGCGGCGGCATCGTCACCCTGCACCGCGCCACCGCCTGA
- a CDS encoding isochorismate synthase, producing MTEPSSRLDASDPSRESAPLVVRTVLVEDTGSLLALLPEDRDVTAWVRRGEGLVGWGVAAVRRTSGPGRFEEARTWWLEHAGTAVVRDEACLPGSGLVCFGSFAFADEPGDSLLVVPEVVVGRRGDTMWVTTIGAGTIPAGPGLAAAEAVDAPVGVTFADGALSGTEWETVVADAVRRINEGALEKVVLARDLYATAEQDIDVRWPLNRLAESYPMCWTFHVDGLFGATPEMLVRRERGLVTSRVLAGTIRRTGDDARDMALAATLARSSKDLEEHEYAVRSVADALAPHCSSMNVPEAPFVLHLPNVMHLATDVAGVIHDADDPSATSLDLAASLHPSAAVGGTPTDVATALILEIEGMDRGRYAGPVGWMDASGDGEWGLALRSAEIEGRRVRLFAGCGIVADSDPESELAEGQAKFVPVRDSLGGTD from the coding sequence GTGACAGAGCCTTCCTCCCGCCTGGACGCGTCGGACCCGAGTCGGGAGTCGGCGCCGCTGGTGGTGCGCACCGTGCTCGTCGAGGACACCGGGTCGCTGCTGGCCCTGCTTCCCGAGGACCGCGACGTCACCGCGTGGGTGCGCCGCGGCGAGGGGCTGGTCGGCTGGGGCGTGGCCGCGGTCCGCCGTACGTCGGGACCGGGCCGGTTCGAGGAGGCCCGCACCTGGTGGCTCGAGCACGCCGGCACCGCCGTGGTCCGCGACGAGGCGTGCCTGCCCGGCTCCGGCCTGGTGTGCTTCGGCTCCTTCGCCTTCGCCGACGAGCCCGGCGACAGCCTGCTGGTGGTCCCCGAGGTGGTCGTCGGACGCCGCGGCGACACCATGTGGGTGACCACGATCGGCGCCGGGACGATCCCGGCCGGCCCCGGGCTCGCCGCCGCCGAGGCGGTCGACGCGCCCGTCGGGGTGACCTTCGCGGACGGCGCCCTGAGCGGCACGGAGTGGGAGACGGTGGTCGCCGACGCGGTGCGCCGGATCAACGAGGGCGCGCTGGAGAAGGTCGTCCTGGCCCGGGACCTGTACGCCACCGCGGAGCAGGACATCGACGTCCGCTGGCCGCTGAACCGGCTGGCTGAGAGCTACCCGATGTGCTGGACCTTCCACGTCGACGGGCTGTTCGGCGCCACCCCGGAGATGCTCGTACGTCGCGAGCGCGGCCTGGTCACGTCGCGGGTGCTCGCGGGCACCATCCGGCGCACCGGTGACGACGCCCGCGACATGGCCCTCGCCGCGACCCTGGCCCGGTCGTCGAAGGACCTCGAGGAGCACGAGTACGCCGTGCGCTCGGTGGCCGACGCCTTGGCCCCGCACTGCTCGTCGATGAACGTGCCCGAGGCGCCGTTCGTGCTGCACCTGCCCAACGTGATGCACCTGGCCACCGACGTGGCCGGCGTGATCCACGACGCGGACGACCCGTCGGCGACCTCGCTCGACCTGGCCGCGTCGCTGCACCCGTCCGCGGCCGTCGGCGGCACCCCCACCGACGTGGCCACCGCGCTGATCCTGGAGATCGAGGGCATGGACCGCGGGCGCTACGCGGGACCGGTGGGCTGGATGGACGCGAGCGGCGACGGCGAGTGGGGCCTGGCGCTGCGCTCGGCCGAGATCGAGGGCCGGCGCGTGCGGCTGTTCGCGGGCTGCGGGATCGTCGCGGACTCGGACCCCGAGTCCGAGCTGGCCGAGGGCCAGGCGAAGTTCGTCCCGGTCCGCGACTCGCTCGGCGGCACCGACTGA
- the nuoE gene encoding NADH-quinone oxidoreductase subunit NuoE, with the protein MVTTSPTNGAGFDASVLAELREITTRYPQARSALLPMLHLVQSVEGRVTSRGIEACADILGISAAEVSGVATFYTMYKRRPVGEYHVGVCTNTLCAVMGGDEIFERLKDHLDVGNDETTDDGRITLEHLECNAACDYAPVMMVNWEFMDNQTPESATRLVDDLREGKEVRSTRGPRICTWREAERVLAGFPDDRADEGPAAGPASLLGLQIARENGWTAPRQRP; encoded by the coding sequence ATGGTTACGACGAGCCCGACCAACGGGGCCGGCTTCGACGCCTCGGTGCTGGCGGAGCTGCGGGAGATCACCACGCGCTACCCGCAGGCCCGCTCGGCGCTGCTGCCGATGCTGCACCTCGTGCAGAGCGTCGAGGGGCGGGTGACCTCGCGCGGCATCGAGGCGTGCGCCGACATCCTGGGCATCTCCGCCGCGGAGGTGTCCGGCGTCGCGACGTTCTACACGATGTACAAGCGCCGCCCGGTCGGTGAGTACCACGTCGGCGTCTGCACCAACACGCTGTGCGCGGTGATGGGCGGCGACGAGATCTTCGAGCGGCTCAAGGACCACCTCGACGTCGGCAACGACGAGACCACCGACGACGGCAGGATCACGCTGGAGCACCTCGAGTGCAACGCGGCGTGCGACTACGCCCCGGTGATGATGGTCAACTGGGAGTTCATGGACAACCAGACCCCCGAGTCCGCGACCCGGCTGGTCGACGACCTGCGGGAGGGCAAGGAGGTCCGCTCCACCCGCGGGCCGCGCATCTGCACCTGGCGCGAGGCCGAGCGGGTGCTCGCCGGGTTCCCCGACGACCGGGCCGACGAGGGTCCGGCTGCCGGTCCCGCCTCGCTGCTCGGGCTGCAGATCGCCCGCGAGAACGGCTGGACCGCCCCCCGACAGCGACCGTGA
- a CDS encoding NADH-quinone oxidoreductase subunit G → MTTVSTGPTSVEKTDLVTLTIDDVEVSVPKDSLVIRAAEQVGVQIPRFCDHPLLAPVGACRQCLVEVWAPRNGELASMGKPQASCTLAVTEGMVVRTQATSKVADKAQQGVMEFLLVNHPLDCPVCDKGGECPLQNQAMSNGRGESRFAESGGTKRTFPKPINISAQVLLDRERCVLCARCTRFSEQIAGDPFIALIERGALQQVGIYEKEPFESYFSGNTIQICPVGALTSASYRFRSRPFDLVSTPSVCEHCAAGCSLRTDHRRGKVTRRLAGNDPDVNEEWNCDKGRFAFLYARQEDRLTTPLVRDEETGRHRPASWPEAFAVAARGLQAHAGKVGVLTGGRLTGEDAYAYSKFARVALGTNDIDFRARPHSVEEADFLAAHVVGKALEVTYADLERASVVLLAGFEPEDESPIVFLRLRKAARKGRTRVVSIAPFTSRGLQKMQGTLVRTAPGDEPAALEALAHDGEIALDGGGVILVGERLATVPGALTAALTLAGTTGARLAWVPRRAGERGALETGCLPNLLPGGRPVTDAGARVDLGTVWGTTVPHEDGRDGDAIIEATASGEVTALVVAGVDPADLPAPHAATAAIARAGFVVSLEVRASAVSHAADVVFPVAPVAEKAGMFVDWEGRVRPFEKVLRDSHALPDLRVLSGIADEMGVRLGFRTVEEARAEMQDLGAWDGARATMPELSGAHPARTDSPSDNSVRVATWKLLLDDGRMLDGDDYLKATARTPVALVSPATLDALGLAAGSHVTVSGDHGSSTLPLGVADLPDGVVWTPTTSGSAPAGSVVRLTTANQVEGAHA, encoded by the coding sequence ATGACGACGGTTTCGACGGGCCCGACCAGCGTGGAGAAGACGGACCTCGTCACGCTGACCATCGACGACGTCGAGGTCTCCGTGCCGAAGGACTCGCTGGTGATCCGGGCCGCCGAGCAGGTCGGCGTCCAGATCCCCCGGTTCTGCGACCACCCGCTGCTCGCGCCGGTCGGCGCCTGCCGCCAGTGCCTGGTGGAGGTGTGGGCGCCCCGCAACGGCGAGCTCGCCTCCATGGGCAAGCCCCAGGCGTCGTGCACCCTCGCGGTCACCGAGGGCATGGTCGTGCGCACCCAGGCCACCTCCAAGGTCGCCGACAAGGCCCAGCAGGGCGTGATGGAGTTCCTGCTGGTCAACCACCCGCTGGACTGCCCGGTCTGCGACAAGGGCGGCGAGTGCCCGCTGCAGAACCAGGCGATGTCCAACGGTCGCGGCGAGTCCCGGTTCGCCGAGAGCGGCGGGACCAAGCGCACCTTCCCCAAGCCGATCAACATCTCCGCGCAGGTGCTTCTCGACCGCGAGCGCTGCGTGCTCTGCGCCCGCTGCACCCGGTTCTCCGAGCAGATCGCCGGTGACCCGTTCATCGCGCTGATCGAGCGGGGCGCCCTCCAGCAGGTCGGCATCTACGAGAAGGAGCCCTTCGAGAGCTACTTCTCCGGCAACACGATCCAGATCTGCCCGGTGGGCGCGCTGACCTCGGCGTCGTACCGCTTCCGCAGCCGGCCCTTCGACCTGGTCTCCACGCCCTCGGTGTGCGAGCACTGCGCCGCTGGCTGCTCGCTGCGCACCGACCACCGTCGCGGCAAGGTCACCCGCCGGCTCGCCGGCAACGACCCGGACGTGAACGAGGAGTGGAACTGCGACAAGGGCCGCTTCGCGTTCCTCTACGCCCGCCAGGAGGACCGGCTCACCACGCCGCTCGTCCGGGACGAGGAGACCGGGCGGCACCGGCCCGCCTCGTGGCCCGAGGCGTTCGCGGTCGCGGCCCGCGGCCTGCAGGCGCACGCCGGCAAGGTCGGCGTGCTGACCGGCGGCCGGCTCACCGGCGAGGACGCCTACGCCTACAGCAAGTTCGCCCGCGTGGCGCTCGGCACCAACGACATCGACTTCCGGGCCCGCCCGCACTCCGTCGAGGAGGCCGACTTCCTGGCCGCGCACGTGGTCGGCAAGGCCCTCGAGGTCACCTACGCCGACCTCGAGCGGGCCAGCGTGGTGCTGCTCGCCGGGTTCGAGCCGGAGGACGAGTCCCCGATCGTGTTCCTGCGGCTGCGCAAGGCCGCCCGCAAGGGCCGCACCCGGGTCGTGTCGATCGCCCCGTTCACCTCCCGCGGCCTGCAGAAGATGCAGGGCACGCTGGTCCGCACCGCACCGGGCGACGAGCCCGCCGCGCTGGAGGCGCTCGCCCACGACGGCGAGATCGCCCTGGACGGCGGCGGCGTGATCCTGGTCGGCGAGCGGCTCGCGACCGTCCCCGGCGCGCTGACCGCGGCGCTGACCCTGGCCGGCACCACCGGTGCCCGGCTCGCGTGGGTCCCGCGCCGGGCGGGGGAGCGCGGTGCGCTCGAGACCGGCTGCCTGCCGAACCTGCTGCCCGGCGGCCGCCCGGTCACCGACGCCGGCGCCCGCGTCGACCTCGGCACCGTGTGGGGCACCACCGTGCCGCACGAGGACGGCCGCGACGGCGACGCGATCATCGAGGCGACGGCCTCCGGCGAGGTCACCGCGCTGGTCGTGGCCGGGGTGGACCCCGCCGACCTGCCCGCCCCGCACGCCGCCACCGCGGCGATCGCGAGGGCCGGCTTCGTGGTCAGCCTCGAGGTCCGCGCCAGCGCCGTCTCGCACGCCGCCGACGTGGTCTTCCCCGTCGCCCCGGTCGCCGAGAAGGCCGGCATGTTCGTGGACTGGGAGGGTCGCGTGCGTCCCTTCGAGAAGGTGCTGCGCGACTCGCACGCGCTGCCCGACCTGCGGGTGCTCTCCGGGATCGCCGACGAGATGGGCGTGCGCCTCGGCTTCCGCACCGTCGAGGAGGCCCGTGCCGAGATGCAGGACCTCGGCGCCTGGGACGGCGCCCGGGCCACCATGCCCGAGTTGTCAGGCGCTCACCCGGCCAGGACCGATTCACCGTCTGACAACTCGGTGCGGGTGGCGACCTGGAAGCTGCTGCTCGACGACGGGCGGATGCTCGACGGCGACGACTACCTCAAGGCCACCGCCCGTACGCCGGTCGCGCTGGTGTCGCCCGCGACGCTCGACGCGCTCGGCCTCGCCGCCGGCTCGCACGTCACGGTGAGCGGCGACCACGGCAGCTCGACGCTCCCGCTCGGGGTGGCCGACCTGCCCGACGGCGTGGTGTGGACGCCGACGACGTCGGGGTCGGCACCCGCCGGGTCCGTCGTACGACTCACCACAGCCAACCAGGTCGAGGGGGCCCACGCATGA
- a CDS encoding NADH-quinone oxidoreductase subunit C — protein MSEGPKEPKDFPEVTPGTDDDATDRAVENQLPADPQQLEPEVVGVRHGMFGVTGTGDTSGYGGLVRPVTMPGGTSRPFGGWFDEVADALQGGLARSGVTTAVEKVVVHRGEVTFFIRRDDLVAVAQLLRDDEKLRFELCSGVSGVHYPDDQGRELHAVYHLLSMTHNRRIRLEVTCPDGDPHIPSVVAVYPTSDWHERETYDFFGIIFDGHPALTRIQMPDDWPGHPQRKDYPLGGIPVEYKGATIPPPDTRRSYT, from the coding sequence ATGAGCGAAGGCCCCAAGGAGCCCAAGGACTTCCCGGAGGTGACCCCCGGGACGGACGACGACGCGACCGACCGCGCGGTCGAGAACCAGCTGCCTGCCGACCCGCAGCAGCTCGAGCCCGAGGTCGTCGGCGTCCGGCACGGCATGTTCGGCGTCACCGGCACCGGCGACACGAGCGGGTACGGCGGCCTGGTCCGCCCGGTCACGATGCCCGGCGGCACGTCGCGGCCGTTCGGCGGCTGGTTCGACGAGGTCGCCGACGCGCTGCAGGGCGGCCTGGCCCGCTCCGGGGTGACCACCGCCGTCGAGAAGGTCGTCGTGCACCGCGGCGAGGTGACGTTCTTCATCCGGCGCGACGACCTCGTGGCGGTGGCCCAGCTGCTCCGTGACGACGAGAAGCTCCGCTTCGAGCTCTGCTCGGGCGTCTCGGGCGTGCACTACCCCGACGACCAGGGCCGCGAGCTGCACGCCGTCTACCACCTGCTGTCGATGACCCACAACCGGCGGATCCGCCTCGAGGTGACCTGCCCCGACGGCGACCCGCACATCCCGTCGGTGGTCGCGGTGTACCCGACCAGCGACTGGCACGAGCGCGAGACCTACGACTTCTTCGGCATCATCTTCGACGGTCACCCCGCTCTCACGCGCATCCAGATGCCCGACGACTGGCCCGGGCACCCGCAGCGCAAGGACTATCCCCTCGGTGGCATCCCGGTCGAGTACAAGGGCGCCACCATCCCACCGCCCGACACGCGGAGGTCGTACACCTGA